A genomic segment from Dermatobacter hominis encodes:
- a CDS encoding VOC family protein: protein MDALSAPLTVGFNHVATGTPDLDRIIAFYRDAFGATVKVEIPKGPEHPRMAIIDVGSGSAMNVAEVPEGSLVGDRARIGGRGPVDHYGLAAPSREALEVLLERIPAAGGEVGEITLLGGDTWSLFFRDPDGMELEVCAPAHVG, encoded by the coding sequence ATGGACGCGCTGTCGGCACCGCTCACCGTCGGGTTCAACCACGTCGCCACCGGCACGCCCGACCTGGACCGGATCATCGCCTTCTACCGCGACGCCTTCGGCGCCACCGTGAAGGTCGAGATCCCGAAGGGCCCAGAGCACCCTCGCATGGCGATCATCGACGTGGGGTCCGGTTCGGCGATGAACGTCGCCGAGGTGCCCGAGGGGTCGCTCGTCGGCGATCGCGCCCGGATCGGCGGTCGTGGGCCGGTGGACCACTACGGGCTCGCCGCGCCGTCCCGCGAGGCGCTGGAGGTCCTGCTGGAGCGCATCCCGGCCGCCGGCGGCGAGGTGGGGGAGATCACGCTCCTCGGCGGCGACACCTGGTCGCTGTTCTTCCGGGACCCCGACGGCATGGAGCTCGAGGTCTGCGCACCCGCCCACGTGGGCTGA